From Cydia fagiglandana chromosome 6, ilCydFagi1.1, whole genome shotgun sequence, the proteins below share one genomic window:
- the LOC134665217 gene encoding bax inhibitor 1, which yields MAPSIQTFVNSFQNRLEPPVRQHLKNVYGALTMTCASACAGVYVDYAIFQAGLLSALAGIGFMLMLLATPDDYGKNTNKRLGYLLGFGLTSGMGLGPLLAIVNSINPAIIVTALLGTTLVFVCFSIAAMLAERGSWLFLGGTLGTLVSSMAIMSLMNIFMQSRILYQTHLYLGLLMMCGFVLFDTQLIIEKRRLGNKDFVQHALELFIDFIGIFRRLVIILTQKEEQDRRRKRE from the exons ATGGCTCCTAGTATTCAAACATTTGTGAATAGTTTTCAGAACCGACT GGAACCCCCAGTCCGCCAACATCTGAAAAATGTTTACGGCGCCCTCACAATGACATGTGCTTCTGCCTGTGCAGGAGTATATGTTGACTATGCCATATTCCAAGCTGGACTTCTCTCTGCTCTTGCCGGAATTGGCTTCATGCTGATGCTCCTTGCCACTCCTGATGACTATGGCAAGAACACAAACAAGCGCCTCGGATATCTCTTGGGATTTGGTTTAACATCAG GTATGGGTTTGGGTCCACTGCTGGCCATTGTCAATTCAATTAATCCTGCCATCATCGTGACGGCACTCCTGGGCACAACACTGGTGTTTGTCTGCTTCTCCATCGCCGCTATGCTCGCTGAGCGCGGCAGCTGGCTCTTCCTCGGAGGCACCCTGGGAACTCTGGTGTCTTCTATGGCTATTATGAGCCTTATGAACATCTTCATGCAGTCACGCATTTTGTACCAG ACCCACCTGTACCTCGGCCTGCTGATGATGTGCGGCTTCGTGCTATTCGACACTCAGCTGATCATCGAGAAGCGCCGCCTCGGCAACAAGGACTTCGTGCAGCACGCCCTAGAACTGTTCATCGACTTCATTGGCATCTTCCGCAGGCTGGTCATCATCTTGACGCAAAAG GAGGAACAGGATCGTCGCCGCAAGCGTGAATAA
- the LOC134665250 gene encoding pre-rRNA 2'-O-ribose RNA methyltransferase FTSJ3, with the protein MGKKSKVGKQRKDKYYQLAKETGYRSRAAFKLIQLNRKFGFLQKSRVCLDLCAAPGGWMQVAHQNMPLSSIVIGVDLFPIKPVPGCIGLTEDITTEKCKTAIKKEIKTWKADVVLHDGAPNVGLNWLHDAYQQATLTLSALKLATHFLREGGWFVTKVFRSKDYHALLWVLKQFFKKVHATKPQASRNESAEIFVVCQGYIAPDTIDPKFLDPKYVFEDLEIVKKQHTNLLHPEKQKKAKAEGYKENDYTTHHKVLVSQFMGKEDPLDLLQGCSQIVIDDKSIEEHPKTTPEIKICCQDIKVLGRKDLKALLSWLKHMKELKTSQEPKEETEDRPKEAEEEEPAEEKEEDAVDTEIAELQDEERRQSKRKRKQLNKQRQKLAEKMNLKMVLKGDDGPILESNDMFRLSDIKNADELARTIDQQPDLVADPDSDSDDEFKMKQKYVKYDVEASKLDKSGLYYKDSDSELEMESDSDEENDKETLAFSDEEKESKKRDKLTKLNTLKNSKPVRTTIPKDNPLLTDLDNRDPVSKRSMKAELWFQKDVFKDIEEDDDEGVDLDKLAETYKEKGKTVANELMETDDAPSRGSKRKQSDLQSGDDDDDDDDDESSDSEYEVEKNVAPSTGKAGKGGKKDGFEVVSQDPELKRLKKTLKMDAETLALGTMIATSKKFKRDLIDDAYNRYTFNDKNLPDWFVEDEKKHMKKEIVVPEKYTEEYKTKLQDINTRPIKKVVEAKARKKKRMIKKMERAKKKVEAVIENAEMSEREKSQQIRTLYKKAQTDGKKKVTYVVAKKHTTAKRMKRPSGVKGHYKVVDPRMKKDLRAQKAKEKTMGRGKKGKSMKGNKAPRGKQKQQKKKGKKAK; encoded by the exons ATGGGCAAAAAGTCAAAAGTAGGAAAACAACGTAAAGATAAATATTATCAGCTAGCTAAGGAAACAG GCTATCGTTCCAGAGCTGCTTTTAAGCTTATACAACTTAAcagaaaatttggatttttgcAAAAGTCTCGAGTATGTCTCGATTTATGTGCCGCCCCTGGTGGGTGGATGCAAGTGGCGCATCAGAATATGCCCCTATCCAGTATTGTTATCGGTGTGGATCTGTTCCCAATCAAACCCGTACCTGGATGCATAGGACTCACTGAGGATATCACCACTGAGAAATGTAAAACTGCCATCAAAAAGGAGATAAAGACATGGAAAGCTGATGTAGTGCTGCACGATGGTGCACCTAATGTGGGTCTTAACTGGCTCCATGATGCATATCAGCAAGCTACTCTTACATTGAGTGCTTTAAAGCTGGCCACACATTTCTTGAGAGAAGGCGGTTGGTTTGTTACAAAAGTATTCAGGTCTAAAGACTATCATGCACTCTTGTGGGTACTGAAGCAGTTCTTCAAAAAAGTCCATGCGACCAAACCGCAAGCATCGAGAAATGAATCTGCTGAAATATTCGTAGTGTGTCAAGGATATATAGCACCTGATACCATTGACCCAAAGTTCCTTGACCCTAAATATGTGTTTGAGGATTTGGAAATTGTAAAGAAGCAGCACACAAACTTGCTGCACCCTGAGAAGCAGAAAAAGGCTAAGGCCGAGGGTTACAAGGAGAATGACTACACAACACACCATAAAGTTCTTGTGTCACAGTTTATGGGTAAAGAGGATCCGCTAGATCTTCTCCAGGGTTGCTCACAG ATTGTAATCGATGATAAAAGTATAGAGGAGCATCCTAAGACAACGCCAGAAATAAAGATATGTTGCCAAGACATTAAGGTTTTAGGCCGGAAAGACCTTAAGGCTCTATTGAGCTGGTTAAAGCATATGAAGGAATTGAAAACATCTCAG GAGCCAAAAGAGGAAACAGAAGATAGACCCAAAGAGGCAGAGGAAGAGGAACCTGCCGAGGAAAAGGAAGAGGATGCTGTTGACACTGAGATTGCTGAACTTCAG GATGAGGAGCGTCGCCAGTCAAAACGCAAGCGGAAACAATTGAATAAACAGAGGCAAAAGTTAGCAGAAAAAATGAACCTGAAAATGGTTCTGAAGGGAGATGACGGTCCAATTCTTGAGAGCAATGACATGTTCAGGCTTTCTGACATTAAAAATGCTGAT gaATTAGCTCGTACAATAGACCAGCAGCCAGATCTTGTGGCAGACCCCGATTCTGATTCCGATGATGAgttcaaaatgaaacaaaaatACGTGAAGTATGACGTGGAGGCTTCAAAGCTGGACAAGTCGGGACTTTATTACAAGGACTCTGACAGTGAACTGGAGATGGAAAGTGATTCTGATGAGGAAAATGACAAGGAAACATTAG CATTTTCTGACGAAGAGAAGGAATCAAAGAAAAGGGACAAGCTAACAAAGCTGAACACATTAAAGAACAGCAAGCCAGTCAGGACAACAATCCCCAAGGATAACCCGCTGCTGACGGACCTGGACAACAGAGACCCGGTGTCTAAGCGGTCCATGAAGGCGGAGCTCTGGTTCCAGAAGGATGTCTTCAAAGATATTGAGGAGGACGATGATGAAGGTGTTGATCTGGATAAACTGGCTGAGACGTATAAGGAGAAAG GTAAAACAGTTGCCAATGAGCTGATGGAAACTGATGATGCGCCAAGTAGAGGATCGAAGAGGAAACAGTCTGATCTGCAGAGtggcgatgatgatgatgatgatgacgacgaCGAGTCATCAGACAGCGAGTACGAGGTGGAAAAGAACGTGGCGCCCTCGACTGGGAAAGCGGGCAAGGGCGGCAAGAAGGACGGCTTTGAAGTGGTTTCACAGGACCCAG AACTGAAAAGGCTTAAGAAAACTCTCAAAATGGACGCAGAGACGCTAGCCCTCGGAACGATGATCGCGACGTCCAAGAAGTTCAAGAGAGATCTGATAGACGACGCTTATAACCGGTACACGTTCAACGACAAGAATCTGCCGGACTGGTTCGTGGAAGACGAGAAAAAACATATGAAGAAGGAGATTGTTGTGCCTGAG AAATACACAGAGgaatacaaaactaaattacaagACATAAACACTAGGCCAATCAAGAAAGTGGTCGAAGCGAAAGCTAGAAAGAAGAAGCGCATGATTAAAAAGATGGAGCGCGCGAAAAAGAAGGTAGAGGCCGTCATTGAAAACGCCGAAATGTCTGAACGGGAGAAATCTCAGCAAATAAGGACGCTGTACAAGAAAGCGCAGACAGATGGCAAGAAAAAGGTCACGTACGTAGTTGCGAAAAAACATACGACGGCCAAACGTATGAAGCGGCCATCCGGGGTGAAGGGCCATTACAAGGTGGTCGACCCTCGCATGAAGAAGGATTTGCGCGCGCAGAAGGCCAAGGAGAAGACCATGGGCCGCGGCAAAAAGGGCAAGTCCATGAAGGGCAACAAGGCTCCCAGAGGTAAACAGAAACAGCAGAAAAAGAAAGGTAAAAAGGCCAAGTGA